In Rhodococcus rhodochrous, a single genomic region encodes these proteins:
- a CDS encoding DUF5313 family protein has protein sequence MMSSARPNFLQRIGYMFGRALPPEMREWVREDVLGPGGARRYLLRWNLPIIPLLLLFLFIPGPVWIPIAMMLLLLLPWIYFSVALMPIWQRHRLQQHGLDPELLSAKARARAAREREDYERRFGRAS, from the coding sequence ATGATGAGTAGTGCACGACCGAATTTCCTGCAGCGGATCGGCTACATGTTCGGTCGCGCGCTACCGCCCGAGATGCGGGAGTGGGTACGCGAGGACGTCCTCGGCCCCGGCGGAGCACGCCGCTACCTGCTGCGATGGAACCTGCCGATCATCCCGCTGCTCCTGCTGTTCCTGTTCATCCCTGGGCCGGTGTGGATCCCGATCGCGATGATGCTGTTGCTGCTGCTGCCGTGGATCTACTTCTCGGTGGCGCTGATGCCCATCTGGCAACGGCACCGCCTCCAGCAGCACGGGCTCGATCCGGAACTGCTCAGCGCGAAGGCACGCGCCCGCGCCGCGCGCGAACGCGAGGACTACGAGCGCCGTTTCGGCCGCGCGTCCTGA
- a CDS encoding AMP-dependent synthetase/ligase yields the protein MTTTTRVSEEKVDRAVIDNRAPSVARLLIDRVAATPDAEAFRFPDGKDGWTSVTWEQTGDRVRLLAAGLIALGIEPEDRVALASSTRYEWVLGDLAVMCAGAATTTVYPTTHADDVAFIVADSGSRIVIAEDAGQVEKLVGHRGDLPDVAKVVVLDGTGDGDWVITFDELAELGRGLLAEDSGAVLNRIHSIRAEHLATLIYTSGTTGKPKGVRLPHSAWTYEAAAIDSLHMLTSDDLQYLWLPLSHVFGKVLLTLPLQIGFPTAVDGRVDKIVENLAVVRPTFMGAAPRIFEKAHARVEGMMEEEGGAKKKIFDWAVGVGRNVSRAKQAGRSPGLLDNLQHGLADKLVFSTIRERFGGRLRFFISGSAALNPDVGEWFDAVGIPVLEGYGLTETSAATFVNRPYANRIGTVGWPVPGTEVRIAEDGEVLVRGPGVMTGYHNRPDATAESLSDDGWFHTGDIGSLDDEGYLRITDRKKDMFKTSQGKYVAPSSLAATFRGMCPYASEIVVYGEGKPYCVALVALDPESVGEWANKNGLSGSFEDIARHEKTHELISGYIDELNLQLNRWEQIKKFTIIERELSVESGDLTPSMKLRRKVVVDNFADRLAGLYDK from the coding sequence ATGACGACAACGACGCGCGTCTCCGAGGAAAAGGTCGACCGAGCGGTCATCGACAACCGGGCTCCCTCGGTCGCCCGCCTGTTGATCGATCGAGTGGCCGCCACACCCGACGCCGAGGCCTTCCGCTTCCCCGACGGGAAGGACGGCTGGACGTCGGTCACGTGGGAACAGACCGGTGATCGGGTACGCCTGCTCGCGGCCGGCCTGATCGCTCTGGGTATCGAGCCCGAGGACCGCGTGGCCCTCGCGTCGTCCACCCGCTACGAATGGGTGCTCGGCGACCTCGCCGTCATGTGCGCGGGCGCCGCGACCACCACCGTCTACCCCACCACCCACGCCGACGACGTCGCGTTCATCGTCGCCGACTCCGGCAGCCGGATCGTCATCGCCGAGGACGCCGGGCAGGTCGAGAAACTCGTGGGCCACCGCGGCGATCTACCCGACGTGGCGAAGGTCGTGGTCCTCGACGGCACCGGCGACGGCGACTGGGTCATCACCTTCGACGAACTCGCCGAACTGGGCCGCGGCCTGCTCGCCGAGGACTCCGGCGCGGTGCTGAACCGGATCCACAGCATCAGGGCCGAGCACCTGGCCACCCTCATCTACACCTCGGGCACCACCGGTAAGCCCAAGGGCGTGCGCCTGCCGCACTCGGCGTGGACCTACGAGGCCGCCGCCATCGACTCGCTGCACATGCTCACCTCCGACGACCTGCAGTACCTGTGGCTGCCGCTGTCCCACGTCTTCGGCAAGGTGCTGCTCACCCTCCCCCTGCAGATCGGCTTCCCCACCGCTGTGGACGGACGCGTCGACAAGATCGTCGAGAACCTCGCCGTCGTCCGCCCGACCTTCATGGGTGCGGCCCCGCGCATCTTCGAGAAGGCCCACGCACGCGTCGAGGGAATGATGGAGGAGGAAGGCGGCGCCAAGAAGAAGATCTTCGACTGGGCCGTGGGCGTGGGCCGGAACGTGTCGAGGGCCAAGCAGGCCGGCAGGTCGCCCGGACTGCTCGACAACCTGCAGCACGGCCTCGCCGACAAGCTGGTCTTCTCCACCATCCGCGAACGCTTCGGCGGCCGCCTGCGGTTCTTCATCTCCGGGTCGGCGGCGCTCAACCCCGACGTCGGCGAGTGGTTCGACGCCGTCGGCATCCCCGTCCTCGAGGGTTACGGCCTCACGGAGACCTCGGCCGCGACGTTCGTCAACCGTCCCTACGCCAACCGCATCGGCACGGTGGGCTGGCCCGTCCCGGGCACGGAGGTCCGCATCGCGGAGGACGGCGAGGTGCTCGTCCGGGGCCCGGGTGTGATGACCGGCTATCACAACCGGCCCGACGCGACCGCCGAGTCGCTCTCCGACGACGGATGGTTCCACACGGGCGACATCGGCAGCCTCGACGACGAGGGTTACCTGCGCATCACCGACCGCAAGAAGGACATGTTCAAGACGTCGCAGGGCAAGTACGTCGCCCCGTCGTCGCTGGCAGCGACCTTCAGGGGCATGTGCCCGTATGCGTCGGAGATCGTCGTCTACGGCGAGGGCAAGCCCTACTGCGTGGCGCTGGTGGCGCTCGACCCCGAGTCCGTCGGCGAATGGGCGAACAAGAACGGGTTGAGCGGATCGTTCGAGGACATCGCGCGGCACGAGAAGACCCACGAACTGATCTCCGGATACATCGACGAGCTGAACCTGCAGCTCAACCGGTGGGAGCAGATCAAGAAGTTCACGATCATCGAACGCGAACTGTCGGTCGAGTCGGGCGACCTGACACCGAGCATGAAGCTGCGCAGGAAGGTCGTCGTCGACAACTTCGCCGACAGGCTGGCAGGCCTCTACGACAAGTGA
- a CDS encoding ArsR/SmtB family transcription factor yields the protein MHGFEVLADPVRRRILELLAGGPQAAGEIVAAIGREFSISQPAVSQHLKILRDQRFTVVHKDGTRRYYELDPAVLVELEDWLAGLHPPVFAALDALETEIARGKRERRNRDAVPPALPASDERRKSS from the coding sequence ATGCACGGGTTCGAGGTCCTCGCAGATCCGGTTCGCCGCCGCATTCTGGAACTGCTCGCGGGCGGTCCGCAGGCGGCCGGGGAGATCGTCGCGGCGATCGGCCGGGAGTTCTCCATATCCCAGCCGGCGGTCTCACAACATCTCAAGATCCTGCGCGACCAGCGGTTCACCGTCGTCCACAAGGACGGCACCCGCCGCTACTACGAACTCGATCCCGCAGTCCTCGTGGAACTCGAGGACTGGCTCGCGGGCCTGCATCCCCCGGTCTTCGCGGCGCTCGACGCGCTGGAGACCGAGATCGCGCGCGGCAAGCGTGAGCGGCGGAACCGCGACGCCGTCCCGCCCGCGCTCCCTGCTTCCGACGAGAGAAGGAAATCCTCATGA
- a CDS encoding SRPBCC family protein: MKNVITGNETSRRTVGRRTVEGHEAKVVTISRSYRTSAEDLWEACTDPRRIPRWFLPVEGDLEVGGRYQLQGNAGGEILTCDPPRTFTATWEFAGQVSWIEVSVLPEPGDRARLELSHIARPDEHWEQYGPGAVGIGWDQALLGLGLHIESGEAVDPKEFESWSMSEEGLQFVRDSSAAWCEADIAAGEDPEQARVAAERTSAFYTGG; encoded by the coding sequence ATGAAGAATGTGATCACGGGCAACGAGACGAGTCGCCGCACGGTCGGTCGTCGCACCGTCGAGGGCCACGAAGCCAAGGTCGTCACGATCTCGCGCAGCTACCGCACGAGCGCCGAGGACCTGTGGGAGGCATGCACCGACCCGCGACGCATCCCGCGCTGGTTCCTGCCCGTCGAGGGAGACCTCGAGGTCGGTGGCCGGTACCAGCTCCAGGGCAACGCCGGTGGCGAGATCCTTACCTGCGATCCGCCCAGGACGTTCACGGCCACCTGGGAATTCGCGGGCCAGGTGAGCTGGATCGAGGTGTCGGTCCTGCCCGAACCGGGAGACCGTGCGCGCCTCGAACTCTCGCACATCGCCCGCCCCGACGAGCACTGGGAGCAGTACGGCCCGGGCGCGGTCGGTATCGGTTGGGACCAGGCACTTCTCGGACTCGGCCTGCACATCGAATCGGGAGAGGCGGTGGATCCGAAGGAATTCGAATCCTGGTCGATGTCCGAGGAAGGCCTGCAGTTCGTCCGCGACAGCAGCGCGGCCTGGTGCGAGGCCGACATCGCCGCGGGCGAGGACCCCGAACAGGCGCGCGTCGCCGCCGAACGGACGAGTGCGTTCTACACGGGCGGATAG
- a CDS encoding MBL fold metallo-hydrolase, whose protein sequence is MASFAVGATAVAATACSPGTDTAVAAPSPDRRFAPEPYRGQRTRLVLLGTSGGPPYWPGSEREGISSAVVVGDRYYLVDAGHGVMRRLRGAELGPNFDTDIDGPLDALGGIFLTHLHSDHVVDLNNILTEGIYNGLQHVEKIPVYGPGNRGVLPPLFGQGPAPEPVAPGNPTPGTREMTDLIVQAFATDFNDRLFDNRKPAPDALWEAFDVPVPAQYLADPNGNPCPDMEPFTFFEDDRVRVSATMVDHAPVFPALAYRFDSDDGSIVFSGDTGPTPNLVKLARGADVLVHEVIDPAWPESLFPEPRTDAQEGLYQHLVQSHTLIEDLGPIAQEAGVGTLVLSHMVPGNRPDSTWEGCGAGFDGRLVIGHDLDVVGVGAPA, encoded by the coding sequence TTGGCCAGTTTCGCCGTCGGCGCCACGGCTGTGGCGGCCACCGCATGCAGTCCCGGTACCGACACGGCTGTTGCGGCTCCATCGCCCGATCGCCGGTTCGCGCCGGAGCCGTATCGGGGGCAGCGTACGCGCCTGGTTCTGCTCGGCACCTCGGGCGGTCCTCCCTACTGGCCGGGGAGCGAACGCGAAGGCATCTCCTCCGCCGTCGTGGTCGGAGACCGGTACTACCTCGTCGACGCCGGTCACGGTGTCATGCGGCGCCTACGAGGGGCGGAACTCGGACCCAACTTCGACACCGATATCGACGGCCCCCTCGATGCCCTGGGCGGCATCTTCCTGACCCATCTCCATTCCGATCATGTCGTCGACCTCAACAACATCCTCACCGAGGGGATCTACAACGGACTGCAGCACGTGGAGAAGATCCCCGTCTACGGCCCGGGCAATCGTGGAGTACTCCCACCCCTGTTCGGGCAGGGCCCCGCACCGGAACCCGTGGCACCCGGCAATCCGACACCGGGTACCCGGGAGATGACGGACCTGATCGTCCAGGCGTTCGCCACCGATTTCAACGATCGTCTGTTCGACAACCGCAAGCCCGCCCCCGACGCCCTGTGGGAGGCCTTCGACGTTCCGGTACCGGCGCAGTATCTGGCCGATCCGAACGGCAACCCCTGCCCCGACATGGAACCGTTCACCTTCTTCGAGGACGACCGCGTCCGGGTGTCCGCGACCATGGTCGACCACGCTCCCGTCTTTCCCGCTCTCGCCTACCGTTTCGACAGCGACGACGGTTCGATCGTCTTCTCCGGAGACACCGGCCCCACACCCAATCTTGTGAAACTCGCACGGGGAGCGGACGTTCTGGTACACGAGGTAATCGACCCGGCCTGGCCGGAGTCGTTGTTCCCCGAGCCCCGCACGGATGCCCAGGAAGGGCTATACCAGCACCTCGTCCAATCACACACCCTCATCGAGGATCTCGGTCCGATCGCCCAGGAAGCGGGCGTGGGAACGCTGGTACTCTCACACATGGTCCCGGGCAATCGACCCGATTCCACCTGGGAAGGATGCGGCGCCGGATTCGACGGGCGCCTGGTGATCGGCCACGATCTCGACGTGGTCGGCGTCGGCGCCCCTGCCTGA
- a CDS encoding adenylate/guanylate cyclase domain-containing protein, translating to MLISPYCEPLLDYDRPPHGWTESDVDEFVALWRDAVRHWGEGRTMALTDLHVDSPYNRRLMAMLERCSASPSTMSAHLEASLRIDYSHALASVQCPTKVVLLAGGSMPMAAARHVADLVPHGEFVITRPSPRGAALGEAWSQVQTIVEELVRGSVPPVDAGRRFAATLFTDIVGSTRLLARIGDTSYRALLARHERDVRFAVTEAGGELMSIVGDGTFSLFDGPVAAVQCAARIVAEARRLGFEVRAGVHVGTVEPTGTDVTGLTVHVGARIGAAAGPGEVLVSSHVRELAGGSGLQFADRGSHRLAGVPGKVHLFALTGGQPSLQAPRKRVSLNTFDRVVLRAARRTPQVLRSAAAHANARQRRRSDG from the coding sequence ATGTTGATCTCGCCGTACTGCGAACCGTTGCTCGATTACGACCGGCCCCCGCACGGGTGGACCGAATCCGACGTCGACGAGTTCGTCGCGCTGTGGCGCGACGCCGTGCGGCACTGGGGCGAGGGACGCACGATGGCGCTGACCGACCTCCACGTCGACAGCCCTTACAACCGTCGGCTGATGGCCATGCTCGAACGGTGCTCCGCGTCGCCGAGCACGATGAGCGCCCACCTCGAGGCGAGTCTGCGGATCGACTATTCGCATGCCCTCGCCTCCGTGCAGTGCCCGACGAAGGTGGTGCTGCTCGCCGGAGGCTCGATGCCGATGGCCGCGGCGAGACATGTGGCCGATCTGGTGCCGCACGGAGAATTCGTGATCACGCGGCCGTCACCGCGCGGCGCCGCTCTCGGCGAAGCGTGGTCGCAGGTCCAGACGATCGTCGAGGAACTCGTCCGCGGGTCCGTCCCGCCCGTCGACGCCGGCCGGCGGTTCGCGGCCACCCTGTTCACCGACATCGTGGGATCGACCAGGCTCCTCGCACGCATCGGCGACACGTCCTACCGGGCTCTGCTCGCGCGTCACGAACGCGACGTGCGGTTCGCCGTGACCGAAGCGGGTGGAGAGCTGATGAGCATCGTCGGGGACGGCACCTTCAGTCTGTTCGACGGGCCCGTGGCCGCCGTGCAGTGCGCGGCGCGGATCGTCGCGGAGGCCCGCCGCCTCGGGTTCGAGGTGCGCGCCGGGGTGCACGTCGGCACCGTCGAGCCCACCGGGACGGACGTCACCGGTCTGACCGTGCACGTGGGGGCACGCATCGGCGCAGCGGCGGGCCCCGGCGAGGTGCTCGTCTCGAGCCATGTGCGCGAGCTGGCCGGTGGATCGGGACTGCAGTTCGCCGACAGGGGCTCGCATCGGCTCGCCGGCGTGCCGGGCAAGGTCCACCTGTTCGCCCTGACCGGCGGACAGCCGTCCCTGCAGGCGCCGCGGAAACGAGTCTCGCTCAACACCTTCGACCGCGTCGTTCTCCGGGCGGCGCGACGCACGCCGCAGGTACTGCGTTCGGCTGCCGCACACGCGAACGCCCGGCAGCGGCGACGCTCGGACGGTTGA
- a CDS encoding GAF and ANTAR domain-containing protein gives MTRSSEDGDLGRRIAQLARGFYRPTDLDETLRGVTAAAVELVKGAACADILIVTGRKHFRSLAATSEIAEHLDDVQEQFGEGPCLDASFKYLVVRADDLRTETRWPRFAKAAVDAGVLGALSFQLYLDQESMGALNMFSFEADAFGPLAEATAEVLAAHAAMAMSAARSQGQFASALATRDIIGQAKGMIMERFGIDAVAAFELLRKLSQDSNVPLAEIARRIVEAGTERKGDEHKHEAEADPTSV, from the coding sequence ATGACACGTTCGTCGGAAGACGGAGATCTCGGTCGTCGTATCGCGCAGCTGGCGCGTGGCTTCTACCGTCCGACCGATCTCGACGAGACTCTGCGCGGTGTGACGGCGGCGGCCGTCGAACTGGTGAAGGGGGCCGCCTGTGCCGACATCCTCATCGTGACCGGACGCAAGCACTTCCGTTCCCTCGCCGCGACCTCGGAGATCGCCGAGCACCTCGACGACGTCCAGGAACAGTTCGGCGAGGGTCCGTGCCTCGATGCGAGCTTCAAGTACCTCGTGGTGCGCGCCGACGACCTTCGGACGGAAACACGCTGGCCACGTTTTGCGAAGGCCGCCGTGGATGCGGGTGTGCTCGGCGCCTTGTCGTTCCAGCTGTATCTCGATCAGGAGAGCATGGGCGCGCTGAACATGTTCTCCTTCGAGGCCGACGCATTCGGTCCTCTCGCGGAGGCGACCGCCGAGGTCCTGGCCGCCCACGCGGCGATGGCGATGAGCGCGGCGCGCAGTCAGGGGCAGTTCGCGTCCGCCCTGGCGACCCGCGACATCATCGGGCAGGCGAAGGGCATGATCATGGAACGTTTCGGTATCGACGCCGTCGCGGCCTTCGAACTGTTACGCAAGCTCTCGCAGGACAGCAACGTCCCCCTCGCCGAGATCGCCCGGCGGATCGTCGAGGCCGGTACCGAGCGCAAGGGCGACGAGCACAAGCACGAGGCGGAGGCCGACCCCACGTCTGTGTGA
- a CDS encoding succinic semialdehyde dehydrogenase: protein MPAPSAATFQRLADLIAIPDAAERTTRPVVEAYTGRELATVPVGTAEDTKAAIDRARTAQVAWAKLPVEKRAAIMHRYRELVLSRREQLMDMAQAETGKSRVSAQEEVLDISMTARFYARVAPKLLRPRKATGMLPGLTKTTVLHHPKGVVGVIAPWNYPMTLAVSDAIPALLAGNSVVLKPDSQTPYCALAVVELLYEAGVPRDVFAVVTGPGTVVGTAIVENTDYLMFTGSSETGRLLAEQAGRRLIGFSAELGGKNPMIVTAGVNLREVTNAAVRACFSNSGQLCISIERIYVEKSIAPEFIRMFGARVREMSLGPDYDFGTEMGCLISESQVKTVTRHVEDAVAKGATVVAGGKARPDLGPLFFEPTVLTDVPEDAECYRGETFGPVVSIYPVDDVEEAIREANDTEYGLNASVWAATKAQGEAIAARVRAGTVNVDEGYAPAWGSTDAPMGGMGISGMGRRHGAEGLYKYTEAQTIATTRLLNLDGPRGLPRRVWAKMLAPFVKSMQWLPGR, encoded by the coding sequence ATGCCAGCTCCGAGCGCTGCGACCTTCCAGCGTCTTGCCGACCTCATCGCGATCCCCGACGCCGCCGAGCGGACCACCCGCCCCGTCGTCGAGGCGTACACCGGACGGGAACTGGCCACCGTGCCGGTCGGCACGGCCGAGGACACGAAGGCCGCGATCGACCGGGCTCGCACCGCGCAGGTCGCGTGGGCGAAGCTCCCCGTCGAGAAGCGTGCCGCGATCATGCACCGCTACCGCGAACTCGTGCTCTCCCGGCGCGAGCAGCTCATGGACATGGCGCAGGCCGAGACCGGCAAGTCCCGGGTCTCCGCGCAGGAAGAGGTGCTCGACATCTCGATGACCGCGCGGTTCTACGCGCGCGTCGCACCGAAGCTGCTGCGCCCCCGCAAGGCCACGGGCATGCTGCCGGGCCTGACGAAGACCACCGTCCTGCACCATCCCAAGGGTGTCGTCGGCGTGATCGCGCCGTGGAACTACCCGATGACGCTGGCGGTCTCGGATGCGATCCCCGCCCTGCTCGCCGGCAACAGCGTGGTGCTCAAGCCCGACAGCCAGACGCCCTACTGCGCGCTCGCCGTCGTCGAACTCCTCTACGAGGCCGGTGTTCCCCGCGACGTCTTCGCCGTGGTCACCGGTCCCGGCACCGTGGTGGGCACCGCGATCGTCGAGAACACCGACTACCTGATGTTCACGGGTTCGTCGGAGACCGGACGTCTGCTCGCCGAGCAGGCCGGCCGGCGCCTCATCGGGTTCTCCGCCGAACTCGGCGGCAAGAACCCCATGATCGTCACCGCCGGGGTGAACCTGCGCGAGGTCACGAACGCCGCGGTGCGGGCGTGCTTCTCGAACTCCGGGCAGCTGTGCATCTCGATCGAGCGGATCTACGTCGAGAAGTCGATCGCCCCCGAGTTCATCCGGATGTTCGGGGCGCGGGTGCGCGAGATGTCGCTCGGTCCCGACTACGACTTCGGCACCGAGATGGGCTGCCTCATCAGCGAGAGCCAGGTCAAGACGGTGACCCGGCACGTCGAGGACGCCGTCGCCAAGGGCGCGACCGTCGTCGCCGGCGGAAAGGCGCGGCCCGACCTCGGCCCGCTGTTCTTCGAACCCACGGTGCTCACGGACGTGCCCGAGGACGCCGAGTGCTACCGGGGAGAGACGTTCGGCCCGGTGGTGTCGATCTACCCGGTGGACGACGTCGAGGAGGCGATCCGCGAGGCCAACGACACCGAGTACGGACTCAACGCGTCGGTGTGGGCGGCGACGAAGGCGCAGGGCGAGGCCATCGCGGCGCGGGTGCGTGCCGGCACGGTGAACGTCGACGAGGGATACGCCCCGGCATGGGGCAGCACCGACGCGCCGATGGGCGGGATGGGCATCTCCGGCATGGGCCGTCGCCACGGCGCGGAGGGCCTGTACAAGTACACCGAGGCGCAGACCATCGCAACGACGCGACTGCTCAATCTCGACGGCCCGCGCGGACTACCGCGGCGGGTGTGGGCGAAGATGCTCGCCCCCTTCGTCAAGTCGATGCAGTGGTTGCCGGGTCGCTAG
- a CDS encoding DHA2 family efflux MFS transporter permease subunit: MSASAAGRSAAPIPEPRAWRALAALCVGLFITLLDQSLVAVSLPRIREDLDASINQVVWVSAAYLLTFAVPLLVTGRLGDRFGQRNVYLVGMAIFTAAALACSMAPTIEWLIALRAVQGLGGSLINPQPLSIIHRIFAHDRRGAATGVWSAVASSAGLFGPVLGGVLVGTGGWRWVFFVYIPLGLISLVMVARYVPKLPTGARRIDVLSAVVSLVAVTGVIFSLQQGPEVGWTVWVWVVLGIGIVAFGMFVRLQRTAAARGTEALAPLGLFTRRNFALGVTAVATLGFTVYAVNLPIMLYLQVGQGLSAQVAGLMLVPMGVISVIMAPVIGRVTDRVAPGRISRIGFSAMIAAMLSFGVAMHLGVSVGWLLIPIVLLGFANSLCWAPNSTISLRDLPGDLVGAGSGVYNTARQVGAVLGAAALGAVMQMGEGTLAFGAAMGNAVLLPVIFLVVGLVAVSRFREAEIRPATDRQRR; the protein is encoded by the coding sequence GTGAGTGCGTCGGCTGCGGGACGCAGCGCTGCCCCGATCCCCGAACCTCGGGCCTGGCGTGCGCTGGCGGCCCTGTGCGTGGGTCTGTTCATCACCCTGCTCGACCAGTCGCTCGTGGCGGTGTCGTTGCCGCGCATCCGCGAGGATCTGGACGCGAGCATCAACCAGGTGGTGTGGGTGTCGGCGGCCTATCTGCTGACCTTCGCGGTTCCGCTGCTGGTCACCGGTCGTCTCGGCGACCGATTCGGTCAGCGCAACGTCTACCTGGTGGGCATGGCGATCTTCACGGCCGCGGCCCTCGCGTGCTCGATGGCGCCGACGATCGAGTGGTTGATCGCGCTGCGTGCGGTGCAGGGGCTCGGCGGGTCGCTGATCAACCCGCAGCCGCTGAGCATCATCCACCGGATCTTCGCGCACGACCGGCGGGGCGCGGCCACCGGTGTGTGGAGCGCGGTGGCGAGTTCGGCGGGTCTGTTCGGCCCCGTCCTCGGTGGGGTGCTCGTCGGTACCGGCGGGTGGCGGTGGGTCTTCTTCGTCTACATCCCGCTGGGCCTCATCTCTCTGGTGATGGTCGCGCGGTACGTGCCGAAGCTGCCGACCGGTGCGCGTCGCATCGACGTGCTGAGTGCCGTCGTCTCGCTGGTGGCGGTCACCGGGGTCATCTTCTCCCTGCAGCAGGGCCCCGAGGTCGGCTGGACCGTGTGGGTCTGGGTCGTCCTCGGTATCGGGATCGTGGCATTCGGGATGTTCGTGCGACTGCAGCGAACCGCGGCGGCCCGCGGCACCGAGGCGCTGGCCCCGCTCGGGTTGTTCACCCGCCGCAACTTCGCCCTCGGAGTGACCGCCGTGGCGACGCTGGGTTTCACGGTCTACGCCGTGAACCTGCCGATCATGCTCTACCTGCAGGTCGGTCAAGGGCTGTCCGCGCAGGTCGCGGGTCTGATGCTGGTGCCGATGGGTGTGATCTCGGTGATCATGGCGCCGGTGATCGGACGCGTCACCGATCGGGTCGCGCCGGGTCGGATCTCCCGGATCGGTTTCTCCGCGATGATCGCGGCGATGCTGTCGTTCGGTGTGGCGATGCACCTCGGGGTGTCCGTCGGCTGGCTCCTGATCCCGATCGTGCTGCTCGGTTTCGCCAACTCGTTGTGCTGGGCCCCGAACTCGACGATCTCGCTGCGCGACCTGCCCGGTGACCTCGTCGGTGCCGGTTCGGGCGTCTACAACACCGCCCGGCAGGTCGGCGCGGTGCTCGGTGCGGCCGCCCTCGGCGCGGTGATGCAGATGGGCGAGGGGACGCTTGCGTTCGGTGCCGCGATGGGCAATGCGGTGCTGCTCCCGGTGATCTTCCTCGTGGTGGGGCTGGTGGCGGTCTCCCGTTTCCGCGAGGCCGAGATCCGGCCCGCCACCGATCGCCAACGTCGGTGA
- a CDS encoding DUF427 domain-containing protein, producing MTARKTAVLRRPPETDDYLYEPVDRRIRGEWFGRKVVDSTRAVLVWAPGKPVPFYAFPREDVRLDLISASLSPSRSRQDVWQWYDIVVGDQRAYSPVCQLDVDGLDDRLVFQWFRWGETGSGDDVDEGERWFEEETEVFTHPRDPYHRVDALRSSRHVRVAIGDVVVAETRNPVLVFETGLPTRYYLPPEDVDFSVLEESEWRTSCPYKGVARYWSFSGTPPAENVAWSYPEPFPGMEFIEGYVCFYDDAAEITVEE from the coding sequence ATGACCGCCCGCAAGACCGCTGTGCTCCGACGGCCGCCGGAGACCGACGACTACCTCTACGAACCCGTCGATCGCAGGATCCGAGGTGAGTGGTTCGGCAGGAAGGTCGTCGACAGCACCCGGGCCGTGCTGGTGTGGGCGCCCGGCAAGCCCGTCCCGTTCTATGCCTTCCCCCGCGAGGACGTCCGGCTCGACCTGATCTCGGCGTCCCTGTCGCCGAGCCGCTCCCGGCAGGACGTGTGGCAGTGGTACGACATCGTCGTCGGCGACCAGCGGGCCTATTCACCGGTCTGCCAGCTCGACGTCGACGGGCTCGACGACCGTCTCGTCTTCCAGTGGTTCCGGTGGGGTGAGACCGGGTCGGGTGACGACGTCGACGAAGGCGAGCGGTGGTTCGAGGAGGAGACCGAGGTGTTCACCCATCCGCGCGACCCCTATCACCGCGTCGACGCCCTGCGCAGCTCCCGGCACGTGCGGGTGGCCATCGGCGACGTCGTGGTCGCCGAGACCCGCAATCCCGTGCTCGTGTTCGAGACCGGCCTCCCGACCCGCTACTACCTGCCACCCGAGGACGTCGACTTCTCGGTGCTCGAGGAATCCGAGTGGCGGACGAGCTGCCCCTACAAGGGTGTCGCGCGGTACTGGTCGTTCTCCGGGACGCCGCCGGCCGAGAACGTCGCATGGTCGTACCCCGAGCCGTTCCCCGGCATGGAGTTCATCGAGGGATACGTGTGCTTCTACGACGACGCTGCGGAGATCACGGTCGAGGAGTGA